A stretch of Aedes aegypti strain LVP_AGWG chromosome 2, AaegL5.0 Primary Assembly, whole genome shotgun sequence DNA encodes these proteins:
- the LOC5566298 gene encoding isocitrate dehydrogenase [NADP] cytoplasmic: MAAKIKAGPVVDILGDEMTRIIWDSIKEKLILPFLDIELHTYDLGMEHRDKTDDQVTIDCAEAVKKYNVGIKCATITPDEARVKEFNLKKMWRSPNGTIRNILGGTVFREAIICKNIPRLVPGWEKPIVIGRHAHGDQYKATDFVVPGAGDLEIKFTPKAGGEPISYVVHQYKGPGVAMAMYNLDDSIVDFAHSSFKVALDRKFPLYLSTKNTILKKYDGRFKDIFQEIYEKEYKTQFEAAGIWYEHRLIDDMVAYCMKAEGGFVWACKNYDGDVQSDTVAQGFGSLGLMTSVLVCPDGKTVEAEAAHGTVTRHYRQYQQGKETSTNPIASIFAWTRGLLHRAKLDNNAELKKFAETLEKVCIDTIESGSMTKDLAICIKGMANVTRADYLETFEFMTKLGDNLKAALA, encoded by the coding sequence ATGGCAGCCAAAATCAAGGCCGGACCCGTCGTGGACATCCTCGGCGATGAGATGACCCGCATCATCTGGGACTCCATCAAGGAGAAGCTGATCCTGCCCTTCTTGGACATCGAGCTGCACACGTACGATCTGGGCATGGAGCACCGCGACAAAACGGACGATCAGGTCACGATCGATTGCGCCGAAGCGGTCAAGAAGTACAACGTCGGCATCAAGTGTGCCACCATCACTCCGGACGAGGCTCGCGTCAAGGAGTTCAACCTGAAGAAGATGTGGCGCTCGCCGAACGGAACTATCCGTAACATCCTGGGTGGAACGGTGTTCCGCGAGGCCATCATCTGCAAGAACATTCCCCGCCTGGTACCTGGATGGGAGAAACCCATCGTGATTGGTCGTCACGCTCATGGTGATCAGTACAAGGCCACGGACTTTGTCGTTCCTGGTGCCGGTGATTTGGAGATCAAGTTTACTCCAAAAGCCGGCGGAGAACCCATCAGCTATGTCGTCCATCAGTACAAGGGACCAGGAGTTGCCATGGCCATGTACAATCTGGATGACTCGATCGTTGATTTTGCTCATTCATCGTTCAAGGTCGCATTAGACCGCAAATTTCCGCTGTACCTCAGCACCAAGAACACCATCCTGAAGAAATACGATGGCCGCTTCAAGGACATCTTCCAGGAAATCTACGAAAAGGAATACAAGACTCAGTTTGAGGCTGCCGGAATCTGGTACGAACATCGTCTTATTGACGATATGGTTGCATACTGCATGAAGGCCGAAGGCGGTTTTGTGTGGGCTTGCAAGAACTACGACGGAGATGTCCAGTCCGACACCGTCGCTCAAGGTTTTGGATCACTGGGTCTCATGACTTCGGTGCTCGTTTGCCCGGATGGCAAGACTGTCGAAGCCGAAGCCGCCCATGGAACCGTCACCCGCCACTACCGTCAGTATCAGCAGGGCAAGGAAACTTCGACCAACCCAATTGCGTCGATCTTTGCCTGGACCCGTGGTCTGCTGCACCGTGCCAAGCTGGACAACAACGCCGAGCTGAAGAAGTTCGCCGAAACGTTAGAAAAGGTCTGCATTGACACGATCGAGTCCGGAAGTATGACCAAAGATTTGGCCATCTGTATCAAGGGAATGGCGAACGTAACGCGGGCCGATTACTTGGAAACGTTCGAGTTCATGACAAAGCTGGGCGACAACCTGAAGGCTGCCCTGGCCTAA